The segment AGACTACCTGTCATAATGGCCTAGAGAAACCTGGTTGGATGGATGGCGCAGCTGAACAAAAGATCATACCGGAAACGATGAAGCGACAAATTAAGAAGAGATCAGGGGTTCGACGAGAGACGCGAGGGACGACATCAAATACCTTTGTTGTTACACTTCAACAAGACTATGAAACTGCGACTGATACAACTGATACGACGAATTCATCCGCGGCCAACTCCCAACCACAGGCTCCCAGCATCCACTCACCCATCCCAAGTAGCGTCGgggcttcagcttcaagcaCTGTCTCAGTCTTGGACCTGACCCAGGAGCACACCCTCGAGCCGTTTAACCCTTCTGATCCATCATCAAGCAAAGGCTGGGAGCTAGACTATGTCATGATTTACCTCGATTATGTCTTCCCTTTCCTCTTCCCCTTTTACCAACCACCGTTGGTAGGTACAGGTCGCGCGTGGCTTCTGACATTCATACGGCAAAACGATGCCGTCTTCCACtccatcttgagcttgagctcgTACTTTTTAACTATTGGGCTCAAGAACGTCGTTCAGGGAAAGCACAGTTTCTGCAAATGGACCGTCTGGGAACAAACGCTCCAGCAAGCCGACTTGTCATTCGAGATGATCCATAAGGAACTCGACGAGGTCAGTCAGCGAGTTACGCAGCATGGACTCATTGAAAAGGCTCGATTGATGGAGAGTATTATCCAGTTACTGATATTCGAGTCCTTCTTGAGCAATTCGACAAATTGGGACTTGCATCTGAAGCCGGCGGTAACTCTGTTTCAAAATATCATAGGGGAATCTGCAGAGCAGAGCCTGCCATTCGCTTTGCATACCATGGCGTGGCCATCGAGAGTCACAGGTTTCATTGATCGACCGTTATGGAACACCGACCAAGCGGCTTTTCGCTTCTTCAGCGCCGTGCTGATCTACGTTGACATCGTAGCGAGCACGTCGGTTGGCCGGGAGCCCTTGTTGAAGGACCATCATGCCCATCTCGTGACATCTGATAATGCGCAAGATGTATCTGTGGCCATACATGTTTCATCTTTTGTGGGCTGCCAGAGCTGGGCCTTGCTCGCAGTAGGGAAAATTGCATCGCTCTCTGTGtggatgaaggagatgagaagGGGCGGTCGGCTATCCGTTGTTGAGCTGGTCGAGCGAGCAAAGCCCATTTCAAAAAGCTTGGAAGAAGGACTTGCAGCTTCATATGCTAATTCTTCGGCGTCTGAAACGAG is part of the Fusarium oxysporum Fo47 chromosome VII, complete sequence genome and harbors:
- a CDS encoding fungal-specific transcription factor domain-containing protein; protein product: MPPTHTKSGGTCWTCRLRRKKCDGARPVCGSCAALETTCHNGLEKPGWMDGAAEQKIIPETMKRQIKKRSGVRRETRGTTSNTFVVTLQQDYETATDTTDTTNSSAANSQPQAPSIHSPIPSSVGASASSTVSVLDLTQEHTLEPFNPSDPSSSKGWELDYVMIYLDYVFPFLFPFYQPPLVGTGRAWLLTFIRQNDAVFHSILSLSSYFLTIGLKNVVQGKHSFCKWTVWEQTLQQADLSFEMIHKELDEVSQRVTQHGLIEKARLMESIIQLLIFESFLSNSTNWDLHLKPAVTLFQNIIGESAEQSLPFALHTMAWPSRVTGFIDRPLWNTDQAAFRFFSAVLIYVDIVASTSVGREPLLKDHHAHLVTSDNAQDVSVAIHVSSFVGCQSWALLAVGKIASLSVWMKEMRRGGRLSVVELVERAKPISKSLEEGLAASYANSSARISGAITQIWAHAALIYLSTTISGWQPASDTIRQNVSAILELLSEVKSGAQLRALAWPICVAGCLALADDEQKFRELLADVGDQQALNTLREAGEVMQAVWENQDKTGHKTWDLEYCLQILGRPVLLI